Below is a window of Penaeus vannamei isolate JL-2024 chromosome 34, ASM4276789v1, whole genome shotgun sequence DNA.
aatggtgatgataatgatgataataataatagaataatgataataataatgataatgataataataatgataatgatatcaacgatagtaataataaaaatagtgatgataataataatgattataataatagtcgtagtaataataataatgacacataatgatagcagtagtaataataataatgattataaaaaatataataatggtaatagtaatgatggtgatactaaaaaaaatcataatgataataataatgataatgataatgataatgataacaaccattaCCATTCCAGAAGACTACCGGAACCTGCACGCGTATTGCCACCGCATGAAGGAGAAGTTCTGGCCGGACTGGGACAAGTGTCTCGACCCGAATCGCCGCTGAGAGGCAGGGGTCGTGTGCAacggaaggagagacggagatgcAACAGTTATGCAACAGATGTAGATGAATTatttcggtatttttttttctagaacagCAACCTTGTCAAGTAATTTGTTATTATATACTAAGGTATCAACGAAGGTCTTACTGTTGAgatattcttaattttttttctacttctaacatttcttttttatttatttgataattgAAGCAGAATTCATGCGATAGATTACATGACATAATTAGGTAttcaatttattatatattatttatatgattacgtgttttatatatattactgataaaaagaagaaaatacaggcTGTTGTAAATAGCGTTTTCTGCGTTGTAATTCTTTGAAAACTGTATCTAACcctattctttttgttttaatgCATTTGATGTATTGTGTGAATAAATGTGATCAATATAAGGAGTATTGTTTTACTGAAGCTGCTtttgttctatttattattattagtagtagtagtgggtgtagtagtagtatcattattattattattattattattattagtagtagtagtagtagtatcattattattatcattgttattagtcgtagtagtcatagaagtagtagtatttctCCCACGTCACTCGTCTCTGCATCTTATTTTTCGCTCCCTCTGCTGCTCCCAAGCTAACGGGCCACGAAGCTGACCGGCGGTTCCCAAACATTTCCAGGCTGGCGCCCCCCTGTCTACCAGGTGGATGTCTAGATGCTCTTTCGTATGCTTGGAactgaaaacaaaattaaatacgAAGACCTATTTCACGAATATAACCTAATTTAGTAAACCAATATATTTAGCAGTTTTAGCTACGTAGGCAATATGGAAGACTAAATCAACATCTCACTAGTAATCAAAGTATATAATTCACTATCTTCACAGTTATTGTTTTTAGGCTGGATGTGAGTGGTGCATAGTTTGTTGTTATTcagattaatatgtatatatatatatatatatatatattatacatatatattatattaatattatatatatatatatatatatatatatatatatatatatatatatatatatatattttttttttttttttttttttttttttttttcattgttcctGATGCCATCTTGTCGCCCCCTACCACCTCCTTTGACTTCAGCCCCCagatctttttattttcactcactgacacacacactctttctttctctctcagtcataTAGTGTAAATCAGCCTGATTGTCTGACTGTCTTATAAGGAATTTACACCTTATCAGTTGTAGATAAACTGATAAAGCATACAATTTCCCACGAAACGCACCACACCCATCCAGTCTTGCCAGCGTCCGCATTCCCAAAGGGCGCACGGGATGACGGCTCAGCCCCCCAGCAGGTTCTCTCTCCAAAGGGCCTCGCAGGTGCTGGCTGACTCCGTCGACAGCATCCAGCGCTTCCTCGACGGGACTTTCGACGTCCGGCTCTTCCTCAGTTACGTCCTGAAGGGCTTCTCCTTCCACATCCTCGCCTCGTGGAGCTTCTCCTTGGCAGCACTCGTTGTTTTCTGCTGCGTCGCCTTCAGTAGGGGTGAGGCCCGAGCGAGAAGCAGCGCCGCCCGTGGAAATGAAGCAAGAAATGAACGGCCGCCGTCGGTAAGTCTTcgtggaaacggagggagggagagtggaggcagTGGAAAGGAGATCGAGAAATCACAGGCAGACAAgcaagcagagagaaaggggaaagtaagagaaagatgagggtgtGAAAGAGGTGCGAATAGACAAACAGGAGGATTTGaggccaacagacagacagaatcagaatAACATACAGGAGACAGATGCCATGAGAGGGATGGCGGGAGAGATAAAGACTAAAATCAAGCAAAGAGACGCATGCGAATCGAACGATGAgagcaacagatagatagatagagaatgcgAAAGGAACCAACataaatgaacagaaagacaaatagaaaaaagggtggaaaaggagagggtggaagggacgaAAATCATGAAAAGAGGCAGAAATACCTAATGACGAagtgagacagtgaaagagagatagcaaaCATTTAACAGACGCGAAAAAtagataccgatatatatatttttaaatatcttATCGCGCAGGACTATAGCCTCAAATACATGAGTAATCTATGTTCTCTCTTCATCAGCACTTTGAATGGATTGGCGTTATCACGATCAGATAATATTTAAATGCCAATAGGTGATTTCTAAGGGCTGATCGCCTGCTACTAGGATGTAGTTCGTTCACCAACACCCCTTTCATCATGAACACTCTCTTATCGTTTACAGTAATACCCATTGTAGCGTCGGTGTTGTGAGAATATGATATCGATCAGTTCTCTCTGCTACCGCCCTAGGCATAGCAATGAACGTGCCCTAAGTTTTCGCTTCCTGAGGTCAATTTAACACGGAAGTTATGACCAGTTTGTTTACATAAGAAGTGCTGTTTCAGATAAGCGCTGTGTTGCCACTATCTCCAGTCAATGAGGATGAACGCTTACTCAACAGAttgtcttccgttttctttcaacaTTTAATGGTGAAACTAATCTAATTAATTTGTCGGAAAATATGTggatcttcctcctccctgttaAATTTCCTATTAACGCTGCTGCTGGGAATTCACAAGAACGAGAAGCTTCATAATACATGTACAGTAAATATAAAACTAGGGAAAATATAGTTACATGCATCCTCGCtgactaaaaaaaaatgtactggtAAAATGAACACTGGAAAAGAACACTGGTAAAGAACACTACAGGAAACGCCTTAAAACACGATCTGTTATCACGGTGTATGAACATATTCGATAAAtttaaaatgaggaaaaatatgTTTCTTCTTACCACCCCATAGTTAACAAAGTGTCCCAGGATTATATCGCCAGtcaatctattcattcattcagccTAGTCAGTCGTCATATAGCTTTCCCTcttttgtaaaaaaagaaaaaaaaaaaatactgctcgTCACATTATTGGTAATAGGTGACTGACTAGTTATCCTGAAGATCTGCTCCCTCCTGCATGCAAAAAGAAACAGGGATATTCTGCCTGCTGGAAAACTTGTAACACCATTGAAGGCGCCAGGTACGAATCATATTCAGTGCTAATTGGATTCTACATTATGCCAGCAATGTGTTATTGTACAATTATCAGAGTGCAGTGACTATTATAGTGATGACACGAATTAGTGGGATCTAGTTTTCCTGAATAAAAAGTCGAAATAACTGTGGGCATATGATATACAGGATTAGATAGATATTGACATTTACATTGATCAAGAATGGAAAGCAAATCGGCAATTCGGTCTAAAGGTTTTTGATCAAGATAAGAATTGTGTTCCTCACATCATTTGCAATAGCTGTGCAAATCATCTCAAAAAGGTTGAAGAGATTCGCCTAAATTTGGGATCCTCATGGTGGGGCGAGAACCATAGAACCATGTGGATGACTGTTGCTTTTGTCTTACTAATTTTGTAAGATATTTATATCTCTCCAAAGAATCTTAAAGCTTTTAACCTCAAGACTTAAAGAATGTTGAAAAGTAggataaacattttttctttttatcgtaaAGCTGATTTTGTACCGTTCTTTCACGAGAATATTGTTTTTTGTCAAGTGTCTGGCCTAGTAGCTGCGTTGAGCCTGAAAGTTTATAATCTTGACAATCGACCTCGAGTTATGGGGCCTCAAAGTTTATATTCCTGACAATTGGCGACTGTTCATCGCCAGCTCAAAACGCCAACAGCCAGGCTTCTATTTCATCAGCCCATCAACAGTGGGCAGAGAGCATCATGACATCAAACGTGTTGTGAAAAatagaatattattttttttttctgttgtgatttaaaaatggtcaatattCTAGGGCAACAACACAGCTACACAGAATGCCCTTGCTTTCTTCGAGGTGTAGACTGACTGGCCTTTGTGGATTGCAATGGcttagggagagaaaaaaggttaaTGCTGAACCTCTCGTATCGCATGAAAAAATCACTTTCCACCTTTGCATGTCAGACTTGGATTATCCATAAAGTTTGTTAAAACTttgaatgaggatggtgattgcTCTAAGTACATTTGCAAAACATTTCCTGGTTTGAGtgatgagaaaatgaaagatggtACGTTTGATGGGCTGCAAATTAGGTACCTAATCAAGGATCCCTTCATTAGACTCATGGCGCCAGATGAATCCTGCATGGTTCCATTCAAGCATTTTGTTGAGAACTTCAGAAATCTCGTATAGTAATTGCAAAAAACTGGTCCAAAACTTGATGAAAAGCCTCCAGGCCTTGGGAGCAAACATGAGCATCAAAGTCCACTACATCAACATCCCGGAAATCCTTGTGGATGGAAGCGACGAGCAAGGACAGCGTTTTCCTCAGGACATCCGAATCCTGGAAGAAAGATATCAAGGTCGTTGAGACAAGCAAAGGATGGCTGACTACTGCTGGAGTCCTCATCGAGATTTTCCTGATGTTCCTTAGCCATGTAAATCGAAGAAGTTGCGACTTTTGCCTCTGAAATGATGTATATTGATGGGATCATTTTCTTGGcatgctttcatatatatttttccatctgGTATCTATATAAGTCCTTAAGgttctactatttttttcttctttttatgataTTGATTTATATGACAAATACAGTACTTTACTTTTTGCTGAAAATGGAAACTTCAGTGACAAGAAAACTAGAGCCAATGGTGGAAATGACTGTGATAATCGAAACCAGCGTCCATAAGATGTCTAAAATCGGTATTTACATCTATTGCAACAAAGAATTTTCTTGTACCAGTGTAATCAAAGGTGATTTAGTCCTTGCTCTAAGATTCATTTCCAATGGTTAATGTGTAGATtaccatttattttctttatggggagcatatcctcctctcccttgcatCCCGAAGGCCTCTCTGGAAGTTTGGAAACGGTCGTCTGTAAGTCCAGCTCCTCAGTGGTAAAGAAACGTCCGATGGAAGACGATctcttgtgtggaattcatgatgaacagattgcaacaggaacaacgaagggaagggcaagaaaacacacgaatatgcctattcgtgtgttttcttgcccttcccttcgttgttcctgttgcacgatCTCTTGTCAAGAACAGACTAAAGGCCAGACGAAGTCCTaaaggaatgaggatgaggaggtgctTCTGGACTGTGCTTCAGTATCATCGTCTTTTCGGTACTCATGTTGGGTTACTTCAGCAAATTATGAAGAGGAAATGGCCTTTAGTAAGAATGTCCAGAAGGGCACATAAGATCTCACGGAATTTAAGAAGACCTAATGTTATGTAGAGTTACAAGTGATGAGCAAGGGGTGTTCATGGTTCCGGCGTCATCTGCGCTGTGAGTGATGACAGGGTGATTATGGTTCTGTCTTCACTTATGTTGCGACTGTCAAATGTAAGTGACAAGCAAGGGATAAGGTTTCAGGAATGGTCAGGTGTAGGTTCGGCAACTACTATATAATCAAGAAAATATTCTGTACTCCTTGcctacatacagaaatacatcgATTTGTaactgggtgtgtgtttgtgtgcatgtgcgttcgtgtgttttTGGGTCTGTGTTTGGACGTGCTTTTGTTTTCATCAGTATAACTGATCCCATAGTATGCGCTTGATGTATATAATTACCCAGAcccttattttcctttataaaaggtgtacatacatattataaaacCAAATTGAACTAATCAGAGAGCCATGTACATTATCCTGTACCTGTGTTACCCCTGTAAGCGGAATGTCTCTCACTGTTTTCCTCCCTTTCAGTCCGCCAGCAGGTTCTCCCTTCAGTGGGTCTTGCACGTGCTAGGTGTTGCGATAGACTCCGTCGATACCGTCCTCCGTTTCCTCGACGATCGCACGGGGACTTTTGACGTCTACCTCTTCCTCAGTTACATCTTAAAGGGCTTCCTTTTTAACGTCCTCGCGTCGTGGAGTTACGTCGGAGCAGGACTCGTTCTCTTCTACCGCGTCTCCTCGAGAGAGCGCGAGGCCAAGTTAGACAAGAAGATAGCCCTCGCGAGAACCGACGCCGCTACGTTCAAGGCCCTGTACGAGGATACGGGAATCGAGCTGCCTCCGTGGGTGAGTCAGTGGGaaatagcgggggggggggggggggcttaagggGGATCGAGAGAGAACGGAAAGATTATCTGacttagagaaagaaaaacacagcaagagaaagagacggaaaaaaatgaCAGGAAGAGAAATAATGTGTTTACCATCCATTTTTCTAAGCAACTGAAAAATACAAATTTCGTAAGCTTTTGCATTGTAATTCCAATTTAGGACTGCATTTAGAAGCTGCAAAGGGATACACTAAACAGCATAGATATTAAACCACATTCTACATGTCTAATAAACACATGAGTGATTGTTATAGAATTTATTGTTTCTGTAGGATCTGCATAGGAGGGATCATGAATATATGCCATTGACGGTATTAGTTAGAGAATAATCTAAAGAGAGGAGATACTGATCAACTAAACATTTACAGCGATAACTAAAATCCTTTTAATTGTATGTTAAGATGATGAGTAGGATATTTTAGCAAAAATGTCGCTGCCCATTTGAGGAAAGCCCCTGGTGACTACGACCCATTGGTAAAAGGCTGATAAATGGCCTTTTCCTTGCTGACTGGCAGGAAAGCCGGTGTGGTTTATCAGATACTTACCTTATTTACCTTATTTACCTTTATTTACCTTAGAGAACCAACACATCCTCAGAGAAGTGATGATCTTTggtatcattgaaattattaaaAGGAGATTATATTGCACAGTCAAGCCCAGCTCATCCAAAAGCTGATTGAAATTTTGGAATAATTTTGAGAGCtttattgtatttataaatatatgcagattGCATACATAGTCAATTCATTCACTAATCTTATATTTCCTGAATGAGTTTTTACATTGCATTTTACTGAACTTGATGGTTCGTATGTTTCAGATCACCTTTCCAGACACAGAGCGAGCAGAATGGGTAAACGAGGTAAattcgccttctcctccctctctatctacctatctatccatctgtctatctgtccatttatatctctctctccctctctctctctctctctctctctctctctctctctctctctctctctctctctctctctctctctctctctctctctctctctctctctctctctctcttcgtcccactATAATCATAGTGATTACAATGGAACTAAAAATCTTCATGTAAGCTTTGTGTTCCATtgcaatcattatgatcatcatcactctccgccttataatgactatcattatcattactaatgatcTCTAATGTCCTTGTTTTCACCACTAGTTCATGAGAACAATGATATAACAGATGGCAACATATCATACTATGTAACCAATGTTTTTCGACAGATGTTTAACTAATATCTAAGCCAGGCATTAACATTTCATTCATAACTTCCAGGTCATCAAACAGCTGTGGCCAAGAATCGGAGAATATGCCAAGGATTATTGCAAACATATTTTGCAACCAGACTTAGCGAGCAGAATGAAACCTATAAGCTTCGAATTTAGCAAAATACATCTCGGCGACGTCGCCCTTATGGTCACCGGTGTTAAGGTTCATAATAGGACCTCACGCCACAGGATTACGATGGACGTGGACATAGTGTGAGTGTCAACATTGAAATAGTTTGTGTTCAGAAGAGAGGATATATATTTTGCTGGATTTAAAAAGTATAATTCTTCGcggttagaaaaaaaatgttttcatagAATCTTAATGTTTCATTTGTttgaatacattttcttttttttttttttgcagatttaCTGGGAACAGTTCATTTGAAATACGCGTCGCAGGAAACGAAAGTGGCATTAAAGAACTTAAAGTAAGTCAGACtaattatatgcttatatatatatatataaatatatatatatatatatatatatatatatatatatatatatatatatatatatatataacgatagcgtaatgtgtgtgtgtgtgtgtgtgtgtgtgtgtgtgtgtgtgtgtgtgtgtgtgtgtgtgtgtgtgtgtgtgtgtgtgtgtgtgagtgtgtgtgtgtgcatatacatacgttcatatatatacatacatatatatatatatatatatatatatatatatatatatatatatatatatatatatatatatatatatatatatacacatacatatataaactgcaGTCCTTCGTATCCGCTTGACAGCCTGCCTTTCGTTCCAGATATCCGGCCAATTGCGCATCATGTTTGCGCCACTACTGAGTCATGTTCCATTCGTGCGAGACTTCCAAGTATACTTCCTCCGAAAACCTGATTGTCATTTCAAATTCACCAAACGCGTGAAATTCCTAAGGTTAGCAGATACGGATCACTCATTTTACTTGTgcattaatgtttttcttttaaacTAAATGTGCAGATTCGGGAATTTATGCGATAAACAAGTTGTGCAGAAACACGTCCAGGTACACATCTGTACTGttaataaaggtaacaataataatgatgatgataatgataataatagttatgataatgataatagtaataataatatgttatagttattgctatttccagtaataataaaaatgataatacttatgatagtgACTATGATAATAGATCTTTCACACAttattactgtgtgtgtatatgagtgtacgtatatgtatatagatagacagataaattgatagatagatgaacgtgGTATGTAACCCTTTATTGTTTAAAAAATGCAGAAACCTCGAGGAGGCGATTGGTAGTTGGCTGCTGAAGAAATGGGTTTTCCCGAATAAATACAGCAGTTTCGACGGCGCCATCAGCCCCGCCATCTTGGATCACATGCCAGTCGTGAGTTAAAGAACTTCACCTCGTAAGAAAAATGCCTTTCTTCCACATCAGTAACATATCTTTTGATTTCATGGTTCAAAAAAGAATATCATGccctttttaatttcttcttagCACGAGATGAAACCCATCTTGTTTGTCTTCTTCCGTAGGCTTACGAGCATAAACATAAATTTCTTATATCAGATAATTCATGTGCTTTTAACTCCTatcggaaaaagagagaaagaaagaaagaaaagaaaaaaaaacactacgcTATCGTTATCTGGGTATTGTTGTACCCAAGGTCAAAGTGAATTCAACTTGGCTGCGTCAACAGATACTCGGCGCTGCTCTCCAGGGCGTGATCCGCCTGACCTCCGTGCGGGCCGAGGACCTGGCTGGCAAGGCCTCGCGCTGCAAGATCACCCTCAGAGCACAAGAGCACGAGGCCAGGACCGTAAGAGGCTCTGACAGCTCGACCTGGAGCGGTCTCAGCTTCGAGGTAGATCAGCTGGTGAATCTTAGGAACTGCAATACGTATCGTACATGCAATGTTGTGTGTAAGGAAATTGTCATATAAGTGAGgtattttttaaaactatttttaacTATTTTGTTATCTCCCGTAGTACTGGGTTGAGGAGAGAGATTCGGAAGTGGTCGAATTTGAGATTTACGACGAGAAAAAATTCATAGGAGGGTAAGAGTATAGCGCTGGACAcgatttaatttcatttaatttcattttcttattgcaGCTGTTTTCCtagttatacacacatacacatacgcacacacacacaaacacacacacacacacacacacacacacacacacatatatatatgtatatatatttatatatataaatatatatatatgtgtgtgtgtgtgtgtgtgtgtgtgtgtgtgtgtgtgtgtgtgtgtgtgtgtgtgtgtgtgtgtgtgtgtgtgtgtgtgtgtgtgtgtgtgcgtgtgtgtgtgtgtgtgtgtgtgtgtattatatatcatatacatatataatttacgcAGGGTGTTAATacttttcttgcttgttttctgAAAATGCCATTTCCCATTTTATCTTTAAtacaaatgttttatttttttgtattttcaaagaatatatatatatatatatatatatatatatatatatatatatatgtatatatatataatatatatataatatatatatatgtatatatatatatatatatatatatatatatatatatatatatatatatatatatatatatatatatgcagaaataaggcttatctacatacatacatatatatgcatagatacagtgaatatatatatatatatatatatatatatatatatatatatatatatatatatatatatatatacatatttatacatacatacatatatatatatatatatatatatatatatatatatatatatacatatatatatatatatatatatatatatatatatatatatatatatatatatatatgtgtgtatgtgtgtgtgtgtgtgtgtgtgtgtgtgcgtgtgtgtgtgtgtgtgtgtgtgtgtgtgtgtgtgtgtgtgtgtgtgtgtgtgtgtgtgtgtgtgtgtgtgtgtgtctgtgtgggtagatgcagtataaagtgtatatatatatatatttatatataaacatatatatatatatatatatatatatatatatatatatatataaatcatatatgtatatatatatacatatatatatatatctatgtatatatatatatatatatatatatatatatatatatatatactgtatgtatgtatgtatgtatatacacacatgcacacacacacacacacacacacacacacacacacaaacgctcacacacatgcactaacacacatacgcacacacacacacacacacacacacacacacacacacacacacacacacacacacacacacacacacatatatatatatatatatatatatatatatatatatatatatacacacacatatatatatatatatatatatatatatatatatatatatatatatatatatatatatatatatatatatatatatatatatatacacacacacacacacacacacacacacacacacacatatatatatatatatatatatatatatatatatatatatatatatatatatatatatacatatatatatatatatatatatatatatatatatatatatatatatatatatatatatatatatatatatgtatgtagatatatgttccTCTAGTTATACCGATGTCTTTTTCAGGTGTGAA
It encodes the following:
- the LOC113823566 gene encoding extended synaptotagmin-2 isoform X1, producing the protein MTAQPPSRFSLQRASQVLADSVDSIQRFLDGTFDVRLFLSYVLKGFSFHILASWSFSLAALVVFCCVAFSRGEARARSSAARGNEARNERPPSSASRFSLQWVLHVLGVAIDSVDTVLRFLDDRTGTFDVYLFLSYILKGFLFNVLASWSYVGAGLVLFYRVSSREREAKLDKKIALARTDAATFKALYEDTGIELPPWITFPDTERAEWVNEVIKQLWPRIGEYAKDYCKHILQPDLASRMKPISFEFSKIHLGDVALMVTGVKVHNRTSRHRITMDVDIVFTGNSSFEIRVAGNESGIKELKISGQLRIMFAPLLSHVPFVRDFQVYFLRKPDCHFKFTKRVKFLRNLEEAIGSWLLKKWVFPNKYSSFDGAISPAILDHMPVILGAALQGVIRLTSVRAEDLAGKASRCKITLRAQEHEARTVRGSDSSTWSGLSFEVDQLYWVEERDSEVVEFEIYDEKKFIGGCELEVQEIYEGKDGEISIQLTDVAGRLCIEATWYDLINENIPLETVEEPCHAAVLVVWVDSVIGLVDKPNTMVRLRVADGHQETTREKEKANDPVFEEDFIFFVKDPREQELRVEVVDTKTVQSLGLRKISIGNLLEEPNLEILGKAYELDGSSASVQLSMSLRIMKSRGSSRDADSGTSSQDVTDAAPTASTEPAAETISVEEEMPAATPPLTQNSPSAASSVESQDRTTPTSNAGTLGIGRIQLTVKHGPANTLTVVVHQIENLPLGKDGELPDPYVKLVYLLPDRSKDSKRKTRVIKGDCNPKYDEHFEYELAQCALEVSVINKKGRSKSTMGWVRLDCNLPDTREMPQWYDLTPAADYEWEGGRWSIRRRNGSLRWSFR
- the LOC113823566 gene encoding extended synaptotagmin-2 isoform X5; the encoded protein is MTAQPPSRFSLQRASQVLADSVDSIQRFLDGTFDVRLFLSYVLKGFSFHILASWSFSLAALVVFCCVAFSRGEARARSSAARGNEARNERPPSSASRFSLQWVLHVLGVAIDSVDTVLRFLDDRTGTFDVYLFLSYILKGFLFNVLASWSYVGAGLVLFYRVSSREREAKLDKKIALARTDAATFKALYEDTGIELPPWITFPDTERAEWVNEVIKQLWPRIGEYAKDYCKHILQPDLASRMKPISFEFSKIHLGDVALMVTGVKVHNRTSRHRITMDVDIVFTGNSSFEIRVAGNESGIKELKISGQLRIMFAPLLSHVPFVRDFQVYFLRKPDCHFKFTKRVKFLRNLEEAIGSWLLKKWVFPNKYSSFDGAISPAILDHMPVILGAALQGVIRLTSVRAEDLAGKASRCKITLRAQEHEARTVRGSDSSTWSGLSFEVDQLYWVEERDSEVVEFEIYDEKKFIGGCELEVQEIYEGKDGEISIQLTDVAGRLCIEATWYDLINENIPLETVEEPCHAAVLVVWVDSVIGLVDKPNTMVRLRVADGHQETTREKEKANDPVFEEDFIFFVKDPREQELRVEVVDTKTVQSLGLRKISIGNLLEEPNLEILGKAYELDGSSASVQLSMSLRIMKSRGSSRDADSGTSSQDVTDAAPTASTEPAAETISVEEEMPAATPPLTQNSPSAASSVESQDRTT
- the LOC113823566 gene encoding extended synaptotagmin-2 isoform X2, encoding MTAQPPSRFSLQRASQVLADSVDSIQRFLDGTFDVRLFLSYVLKGFSFHILASWSFSLAALVVFCCVAFSRGEARARSSAARGNEARNERPPSSASRFSLQWVLHVLGVAIDSVDTVLRFLDDRTGTFDVYLFLSYILKGFLFNVLASWSYVGAGLVLFYRVSSREREAKLDKKIALARTDAATFKALYEDTGIELPPWITFPDTERAEWVNEVIKQLWPRIGEYAKDYCKHILQPDLASRMKPISFEFSKIHLGDVALMVTGVKVHNRTSRHRITMDVDIVFTGNSSFEIRVAGNESGIKELKISGQLRIMFAPLLSHVPFVRDFQVYFLRKPDCHFKFTKRVKFLRNLEEAIGSWLLKKWVFPNKYSSFDGAISPAILDHMPVILGAALQGVIRLTSVRAEDLAGKASRCKITLRAQEHEARTVRGSDSSTWSGLSFEYWVEERDSEVVEFEIYDEKKFIGGCELEVQEIYEGKDGEISIQLTDVAGRLCIEATWYDLINENIPLETVEEPCHAAVLVVWVDSVIGLVDKPNTMVRLRVADGHQETTREKEKANDPVFEEDFIFFVKDPREQELRVEVVDTKTVQSLGLRKISIGNLLEEPNLEILGKAYELDGSSASVQLSMSLRIMKSRGSSRDADSGTSSQDVTDAAPTASTEPAAETISVEEEMPAATPPLTQNSPSAASSVESQDRTTPTSNAGTLGIGRIQLTVKHGPANTLTVVVHQIENLPLGKDGELPDPYVKLVYLLPDRSKDSKRKTRVIKGDCNPKYDEHFEYELAQCALEVSVINKKGRSKSTMGWVRLDCNLPDTREMPQWYDLTPAADYEWEGGRWSIRRRNGSLRWSFR
- the LOC113823566 gene encoding extended synaptotagmin-2 isoform X3, encoding MTAQPPSRFSLQRASQVLADSVDSIQRFLDGTFDVRLFLSYVLKGFSFHILASWSFSLAALVVFCCVAFSRGEARARSSAARGNEARNERPPSSASRFSLQWVLHVLGVAIDSVDTVLRFLDDRTGTFDVYLFLSYILKGFLFNVLASWSYVGAGLVLFYRVSSREREAKLDKKIALARTDAATFKALYEDTGIELPPWITFPDTERAEWVNEVIKQLWPRIGEYAKDYCKHILQPDLASRMKPISFEFSKIHLGDVALMVTGVKVHNRTSRHRITMDVDIVFTGNSSFEIRVAGNESGIKELKISGQLRIMFAPLLSHVPFVRDFQVYFLRKPDCHFKFTKRVKFLRNLEEAIGSWLLKKWVFPNKYSSFDGAISPAILDHMPVGVIRLTSVRAEDLAGKASRCKITLRAQEHEARTVRGSDSSTWSGLSFEVDQLYWVEERDSEVVEFEIYDEKKFIGGCELEVQEIYEGKDGEISIQLTDVAGRLCIEATWYDLINENIPLETVEEPCHAAVLVVWVDSVIGLVDKPNTMVRLRVADGHQETTREKEKANDPVFEEDFIFFVKDPREQELRVEVVDTKTVQSLGLRKISIGNLLEEPNLEILGKAYELDGSSASVQLSMSLRIMKSRGSSRDADSGTSSQDVTDAAPTASTEPAAETISVEEEMPAATPPLTQNSPSAASSVESQDRTTPTSNAGTLGIGRIQLTVKHGPANTLTVVVHQIENLPLGKDGELPDPYVKLVYLLPDRSKDSKRKTRVIKGDCNPKYDEHFEYELAQCALEVSVINKKGRSKSTMGWVRLDCNLPDTREMPQWYDLTPAADYEWEGGRWSIRRRNGSLRWSFR